One stretch of Bactrocera tryoni isolate S06 unplaced genomic scaffold, CSIRO_BtryS06_freeze2 scaffold_7, whole genome shotgun sequence DNA includes these proteins:
- the LOC120781823 gene encoding uncharacterized protein LOC120781823 — protein MFIDNVTNFVGADRKLRELKEAFIAQSAEVKGFAAEEGFSFTFIPPRAPHFGGLWEAAVKSAKHHVVRVIGNALLTAEELSTLLTEVETILNSRPLTPLSQDPNDVEA, from the coding sequence ATGTTCATCGACAACGTAACCAACTTCGTCGGCGCCGACCGCAAGCTACGTGAGCTGAAAGAGGCATTTATTGCCCAGTCAGCAGAAGTGAAGGGATTCGCCGCAGAAGAAGGATTCAGCTTCACCTTTATACCACCGAGGGCACCCCACTTCGGCGGGTTATGGGAAGCcgcggtgaagtccgccaaacatCACGTCGTTCGCGTAATCGGCAACGCGCTACTGACCGCAGAGGAACTGTCAACACTGCTGACAGAAGTGGAGACCATCCTCAATTCTCGGCCTCTAACCCCATTGAGCCAGGACCCCAACGACGTCGAGGCGTAG